The Acanthopagrus latus isolate v.2019 chromosome 6, fAcaLat1.1, whole genome shotgun sequence genome includes a region encoding these proteins:
- the LOC119020510 gene encoding blue-sensitive opsin-like isoform X2: MKHGRVTELPEDFYIPIPLDTDNITSLSPFLVPQDHLASAGTYYSMAAFTFFVFVSGTAINLLTIACTIQYKKLRSHLNYILVNLAAANLLVSCVGSFTACCSFANRYFIFGPHMCKIEGFMATLGGMVSLWSLAVVAFERWLVICKPLGNFVFKPDHAIACCVFTWVFGLIASAPPLFGWSRYIPEGLQCSCGPDWYTTNNKYNNESYVMFLFGFCFTVPLATIVFCYAQLLITLKMAAKAQAESASTQKAEREVTRMVVVMVLGFLVCWTPYTVFSLWVVNNRGQTFDLRFASIPAIFSKSSAVYNPIIYVLLNKQFRSCMMKMLGMGSGDDEESSTSQSVTEVSKVGPA, from the exons ATGAAGCACGGCCGAGTTACGGAGCTCCCGGAGGATTTCTATATCCCCATTCCTCTGGATACGGACAACATCACGTCTCTCAGCCCCTTCCTGGTCCCCCAGGACCATCTAGCAAGCGCAGGCACCTACTACTCAATGGCAGcgttcacattttttgtttttgtttcggGCACTGCCATCAATCTGCTTACAATCGCATGCACCATCCAGTACAAGAAGCTGCGGTCCCACCTCAACTACATCCTGGTGAACTTGGCTGCGGCGAACCTTCTTGTGTCCTGTGTGGGCTCCTTCACTGCCTGCTGCTCCTTCGCAAACAGATACTTCATCTTTGGACCCCATATGTGCAAGATTGAGGGTTTCATGGCAACACTTGGTG GTATGGTCAGTCTGTGGTCTCTAGCTGTGGTAGCTTTTGAAAGATGGTTGGTCATCTGCAAGCCACTCGGTAACTTTGTGTTCAAGCCCGACCACGCTATAGCTTGCTGTGTGTTCACCTGGGTTTTTGGACTGATTGCATCAGCCCCTCCACTGTTCGGATGGAGCAG GTACATCCCTGAAGGCCTGCAGTGCTCCTGTGGTCCTGACTGGTacaccacaaacaacaaatacaacaatgaATCCTATGTGATGTTCCTGTTCGgcttctgcttcactgttcCTTTAGCCACAATCGTGTTCTGCTACGCTCAGCTGCTCATCACACTGAAAATG GCAGCAAAGGCCCAAGCTGAGTCTGCCTCCACCCAGAAGGCAGAGCGGGAGGTGACCAGGATGGTGGTCGTCATGGTGCTGGGCTTCCTGGTGTGCTGGACACCTTACACCGTTTTTTCTCTGTGGGTCGTGAATAACCGCGGACAGACTTTCGACCTGAGATTTGCATCAATACCAGCCATCTTTTCCAAGTCCTCTGCAGTCTACAACCCAATTATCTACGTTCTCCTCAATAAACAG TTCCGCTCATGCATGATGAAGATGCTGGGGATGGGTTcaggtgatgatgaagagtcATCAACATCGCAGTCAGTGACCGAAGTCTCCAAAGTTGGACCTGCTTAG
- the LOC119020510 gene encoding blue-sensitive opsin-like isoform X1: MFHAVSGSSHLFDIGLVLQLPQEKWPDEGKMKHGRVTELPEDFYIPIPLDTDNITSLSPFLVPQDHLASAGTYYSMAAFTFFVFVSGTAINLLTIACTIQYKKLRSHLNYILVNLAAANLLVSCVGSFTACCSFANRYFIFGPHMCKIEGFMATLGGMVSLWSLAVVAFERWLVICKPLGNFVFKPDHAIACCVFTWVFGLIASAPPLFGWSRYIPEGLQCSCGPDWYTTNNKYNNESYVMFLFGFCFTVPLATIVFCYAQLLITLKMAAKAQAESASTQKAEREVTRMVVVMVLGFLVCWTPYTVFSLWVVNNRGQTFDLRFASIPAIFSKSSAVYNPIIYVLLNKQFRSCMMKMLGMGSGDDEESSTSQSVTEVSKVGPA, from the exons aagGCAAAATGAAGCACGGCCGAGTTACGGAGCTCCCGGAGGATTTCTATATCCCCATTCCTCTGGATACGGACAACATCACGTCTCTCAGCCCCTTCCTGGTCCCCCAGGACCATCTAGCAAGCGCAGGCACCTACTACTCAATGGCAGcgttcacattttttgtttttgtttcggGCACTGCCATCAATCTGCTTACAATCGCATGCACCATCCAGTACAAGAAGCTGCGGTCCCACCTCAACTACATCCTGGTGAACTTGGCTGCGGCGAACCTTCTTGTGTCCTGTGTGGGCTCCTTCACTGCCTGCTGCTCCTTCGCAAACAGATACTTCATCTTTGGACCCCATATGTGCAAGATTGAGGGTTTCATGGCAACACTTGGTG GTATGGTCAGTCTGTGGTCTCTAGCTGTGGTAGCTTTTGAAAGATGGTTGGTCATCTGCAAGCCACTCGGTAACTTTGTGTTCAAGCCCGACCACGCTATAGCTTGCTGTGTGTTCACCTGGGTTTTTGGACTGATTGCATCAGCCCCTCCACTGTTCGGATGGAGCAG GTACATCCCTGAAGGCCTGCAGTGCTCCTGTGGTCCTGACTGGTacaccacaaacaacaaatacaacaatgaATCCTATGTGATGTTCCTGTTCGgcttctgcttcactgttcCTTTAGCCACAATCGTGTTCTGCTACGCTCAGCTGCTCATCACACTGAAAATG GCAGCAAAGGCCCAAGCTGAGTCTGCCTCCACCCAGAAGGCAGAGCGGGAGGTGACCAGGATGGTGGTCGTCATGGTGCTGGGCTTCCTGGTGTGCTGGACACCTTACACCGTTTTTTCTCTGTGGGTCGTGAATAACCGCGGACAGACTTTCGACCTGAGATTTGCATCAATACCAGCCATCTTTTCCAAGTCCTCTGCAGTCTACAACCCAATTATCTACGTTCTCCTCAATAAACAG TTCCGCTCATGCATGATGAAGATGCTGGGGATGGGTTcaggtgatgatgaagagtcATCAACATCGCAGTCAGTGACCGAAGTCTCCAAAGTTGGACCTGCTTAG